A portion of the Pseudomonas sp. GR 6-02 genome contains these proteins:
- the lpxK gene encoding tetraacyldisaccharide 4'-kinase — protein sequence MAMSDRLLAAWYEGHPALKLLQPLEWLYRRVVNGKRERFLAGEGEIYQSPVPLIVVGNITVGGTGKTPLILWMIQHCQRSGLRVGVVSRGYGAKPPQLPWRVAADQGADVAGDEPLLIVQRTGVPLMIDPDRSRAVKALLASEPLDLILSDDGMQHYRLARDLELVLIDAARGLGNRRCLPAGPLREPVERLQSVDAVLYNGAANDREDGFAFQLQPTELVNLHSGERRPLDHFPAGQALHAVAGIGNPRRFFTTLETLHWRPVPHAFADHAEYSVQALNFTPSLPVVMTEKDAVKCRAFAAADWWYLAVDAAPSPAFVAWFDTQLMRLLPARLLP from the coding sequence ATGGCCATGTCCGATCGATTGCTCGCCGCATGGTACGAAGGTCATCCGGCGTTGAAGCTGTTGCAGCCTCTTGAATGGCTGTATCGACGCGTGGTCAATGGCAAGCGCGAGCGCTTTTTGGCGGGCGAGGGCGAGATCTATCAGTCGCCGGTGCCGCTGATCGTGGTCGGCAACATCACGGTGGGCGGCACAGGCAAGACGCCGCTGATTCTGTGGATGATCCAGCACTGCCAGCGCAGCGGTCTGCGGGTCGGAGTGGTCAGCCGTGGTTACGGCGCCAAACCGCCGCAATTGCCGTGGCGGGTCGCGGCGGATCAAGGCGCGGACGTGGCGGGCGATGAGCCGCTGTTGATCGTCCAGCGCACCGGCGTGCCGCTGATGATCGACCCGGACCGCAGCCGTGCGGTCAAAGCCTTGCTGGCGAGTGAGCCGCTGGACCTGATCCTTTCCGACGACGGTATGCAGCATTACCGGCTGGCTCGAGACCTGGAACTGGTGCTGATCGACGCCGCTCGCGGCTTGGGCAACCGCCGTTGTCTGCCCGCCGGACCATTGCGCGAACCGGTCGAGCGCCTGCAAAGCGTCGATGCAGTGCTGTACAACGGCGCTGCCAATGATCGCGAAGACGGTTTTGCCTTTCAATTGCAACCCACCGAACTGGTCAACCTGCACAGCGGCGAACGGCGGCCTCTGGACCACTTTCCCGCCGGTCAGGCCCTGCACGCCGTGGCCGGGATCGGCAATCCCCGGCGTTTCTTCACGACCCTCGAAACGCTACACTGGCGGCCAGTGCCCCATGCATTTGCCGACCACGCCGAATACAGCGTGCAGGCCTTGAATTTCACACCGTCATTGCCAGTGGTGATGACAGAAAAGGACGCGGTGAAGTGCCGTGCCTTCGCCGCCGCCGATTGGTGGTACCTGGCGGTCGATGCTGCGCCATCGCCGGCCTTCGTGGCCTGGTTCGATACGCAGCTGATGCGCCTGTTGCCGGCTCGTCTTTTGCCTTAA
- a CDS encoding Trm112 family protein: MDTKLLDILACPVCKGPLKLSADKTELISKGAGLAYPIRDGIPVMLESEARTLTTDERLDK; encoded by the coding sequence ATGGACACCAAATTGCTCGACATCCTCGCTTGCCCGGTCTGCAAAGGCCCGCTCAAGCTCAGCGCCGACAAAACCGAGCTGATCAGCAAGGGCGCCGGCCTCGCGTACCCGATTCGCGACGGCATCCCGGTGATGCTCGAAAGTGAAGCGCGCACCCTGACCACCGATGAGCGTCTGGATAAATGA
- the kdsB gene encoding 3-deoxy-manno-octulosonate cytidylyltransferase — MTTAFTVVIPSRYASTRLPGKPLLLIAGKPMIQHVWEQASKSSAQRVVVATDDARIVEACKGFGAEVVLTREDHNSGTDRLAEVAAKLGLAPDAIVVNVQGDEPLIPPSVIDQVAANLAAHTEARMATLAEPIEDVETLFNPNVVKVVSDLNGLALTFSRATLPWARDAFAKSREQLPEGVPYRRHIGIYAYRAGFLQDFVTWGPCWLENTESLEQLRALWHGVRIHVADALIAPPTGVDTVEDLERVRRLLEA; from the coding sequence ATGACCACAGCCTTTACCGTTGTCATTCCATCGCGTTACGCCTCCACCCGCTTGCCGGGCAAGCCGCTGCTGCTGATCGCCGGCAAGCCGATGATCCAGCACGTCTGGGAACAGGCGAGCAAAAGCAGCGCCCAGCGCGTGGTGGTTGCCACTGACGATGCGCGCATCGTCGAGGCCTGCAAGGGCTTTGGTGCCGAAGTGGTGCTGACTCGCGAAGATCACAACTCCGGAACTGACCGCCTGGCTGAAGTTGCGGCGAAACTGGGCCTGGCCCCGGACGCGATCGTGGTCAATGTTCAGGGCGACGAGCCGTTGATCCCGCCAAGCGTGATCGATCAGGTCGCCGCCAACCTGGCTGCTCACACCGAAGCACGCATGGCCACCCTGGCCGAGCCGATCGAAGACGTCGAAACCCTGTTCAACCCCAATGTGGTCAAAGTGGTCAGCGACCTCAATGGCCTGGCGCTGACCTTCAGTCGTGCCACCTTGCCGTGGGCTCGGGACGCGTTTGCCAAGAGCCGCGAGCAATTGCCGGAAGGCGTGCCATATCGCCGCCACATCGGCATTTATGCTTACCGTGCCGGCTTCCTTCAGGACTTCGTCACCTGGGGCCCGTGCTGGCTGGAAAACACCGAGTCTCTGGAACAGCTGCGTGCCCTCTGGCACGGCGTGCGGATTCACGTCGCCGATGCGCTGATCGCACCGCCCACCGGCGTCGACACCGTTGAAGATCTCGAGCGCGTTCGTCGCCTGCTGGAGGCCTGA
- a CDS encoding low molecular weight protein-tyrosine-phosphatase: MRVLFVCLGNICRSPTAEGVLRHKLREAGLADQVEVASAGTGDWHVGKAPDKRSQAAAKLRGYDLSAQRAQQVTRADFATYDLILAMDNSNLRHLKTMQPAKGKAELDLFLRRYQSEVDEVPDPYYDGDQGFEQVLDLIERASDLLVIELKGRL; encoded by the coding sequence ATGCGGGTTCTGTTCGTCTGCCTGGGCAACATCTGCCGTTCCCCCACGGCTGAGGGCGTATTGCGGCACAAGCTGCGTGAGGCGGGGCTGGCCGATCAAGTCGAAGTGGCTTCTGCCGGCACCGGTGACTGGCACGTCGGCAAGGCCCCGGACAAGCGCAGCCAGGCTGCGGCGAAACTGCGCGGCTACGACCTGTCCGCCCAGCGCGCCCAGCAAGTGACCCGCGCCGATTTCGCCACTTACGACCTGATTCTGGCGATGGACAACAGCAACCTGCGCCACCTCAAGACCATGCAACCGGCCAAGGGCAAGGCCGAGCTGGATTTGTTCCTGCGTCGCTACCAGTCGGAAGTCGATGAAGTGCCGGATCCTTATTACGACGGCGACCAAGGCTTCGAACAGGTACTGGACCTGATCGAGCGCGCCAGCGATCTGCTGGTGATCGAATTGAAGGGACGGCTATGA
- the murB gene encoding UDP-N-acetylmuramate dehydrogenase, translated as MSLQVQPRVSLKPYNSFGVDVQARLFAEAHSDADVREALAYAVEHEVPVLVIGGGSNLLLTADVPALVLRMATRGIRLLSDDGNQVVIEAEAGEPWHPFVQHTLAQGWSGLENLSLIPGTVGAAPMQNIGAYGVEIKDVFAGLTALDRQTGELRDFTLAECNFAYRDSLFKQEPGRWLILRVRFTLTRTAHLHLEYGPVRQRLTEQGIDHPTPTDVSQAICSIRSEKLPDPAVLGNAGSFFKNPLVPAALVAQLKGEYPDLVAYAQPDGQMKLAAGWLIERAGWKGFRDGDAGVHKLQALVLVNYGSATGLQLLNLAQRIQKDIAERFKVDLEMEPNQY; from the coding sequence ATGAGTTTGCAGGTTCAACCCCGGGTTTCGCTCAAACCGTACAACAGCTTTGGCGTGGACGTTCAGGCGCGGCTGTTTGCCGAAGCCCATAGCGATGCCGACGTGCGCGAAGCCCTGGCCTACGCGGTGGAACACGAAGTGCCGGTGCTGGTGATCGGTGGTGGCAGCAATTTGTTGCTGACCGCCGATGTGCCGGCACTGGTGTTGCGCATGGCCACACGGGGGATTCGCCTGCTGAGCGATGACGGCAACCAGGTGGTGATCGAAGCCGAGGCGGGCGAGCCGTGGCACCCGTTTGTGCAACACACCCTGGCGCAAGGGTGGTCGGGGCTGGAAAACCTCAGCCTGATCCCCGGCACCGTCGGCGCGGCACCGATGCAGAACATCGGCGCTTACGGTGTCGAGATAAAGGACGTATTCGCCGGCCTGACAGCCCTCGATCGCCAGACCGGCGAGCTGCGGGACTTCACACTGGCCGAGTGCAACTTTGCCTACCGCGACAGCCTGTTCAAACAGGAGCCGGGGCGCTGGTTGATCCTGCGGGTGCGTTTCACCCTCACGCGCACCGCGCACCTGCACCTGGAATACGGCCCGGTGCGTCAGCGCCTGACCGAGCAGGGTATTGATCACCCGACGCCGACCGACGTCAGCCAGGCCATTTGCAGCATCCGCAGCGAAAAACTCCCGGACCCGGCGGTGCTCGGCAATGCCGGCAGCTTCTTCAAGAATCCGTTGGTGCCCGCCGCACTTGTGGCACAACTCAAGGGTGAATACCCGGATCTGGTGGCGTATGCGCAGCCCGATGGGCAAATGAAGCTGGCGGCGGGCTGGCTGATCGAACGCGCCGGCTGGAAAGGCTTTCGCGACGGCGATGCCGGTGTGCATAAATTACAGGCGCTGGTGCTGGTCAACTACGGCAGCGCAACGGGCCTGCAATTGCTGAATCTGGCGCAGCGCATTCAGAAAGACATTGCAGAGCGTTTCAAGGTCGACCTGGAAATGGAACCCAACCAGTATTGA
- a CDS encoding (2Fe-2S)-binding protein translates to MITLKLNGQDHQLDVTEDMPLLWAIRDVAGYNGTKFGCGMGLCGACTIHIDGAPARSCITPIGSVVGQNVSTIDNLHADPVGKVVQQAWLDSAVAQCGYCQGGQIMSATALLKTNPNPSDEQIEEAMVGNICRCGTYNRIKTAIRQASTYLKEAKA, encoded by the coding sequence ATGATTACCCTGAAACTCAATGGTCAAGATCATCAACTCGATGTCACCGAGGACATGCCGCTGCTCTGGGCGATCCGTGACGTGGCTGGCTACAACGGCACCAAATTCGGCTGCGGCATGGGCCTGTGCGGCGCCTGCACCATTCATATCGACGGCGCGCCAGCGCGCAGTTGCATCACACCGATCGGCTCGGTGGTCGGCCAGAACGTCAGCACCATCGACAACCTGCACGCCGACCCGGTGGGCAAAGTCGTCCAGCAAGCCTGGCTCGACAGCGCCGTGGCTCAGTGCGGTTATTGCCAGGGTGGACAGATCATGTCGGCCACCGCGCTGCTGAAAACCAACCCGAACCCCAGCGACGAGCAGATTGAAGAGGCGATGGTCGGCAATATTTGCCGTTGCGGCACCTACAACCGGATCAAGACCGCCATCCGCCAGGCATCCACTTACCTGAAGGAGGCCAAGGCATGA
- a CDS encoding xanthine dehydrogenase family protein molybdopterin-binding subunit produces MSQLPNDFALSNLSRRGFLKGVGATSALVLAASWGWQDALAAEKEQKFGADGMPNGWIDDPKVYISIAADGSVTVICNRSEMGQGVRTSLSMVVADELEADWAQVKVQQAPGDEVRFGNQDTDGSRSMRHWYEPMRRCGAAARTMLEQAAAAQWKVPVSECHAQLHKVIHKSTGRELGYGALAAAASALTVPARDSLRLKQPSEFRYIGKEGTKAIDGADIVNGRAVYGADVHFDGMLFATIARPAVYGGKVKSFDASAAMKVPGVIKVLQIESRPLPSEFQPLGGVAVVASNTWAAIKGREALKIEWDDGPNASYDSIAYRKELEAASLKPGKVVRNTGNIDQAMSAADSTLEASYYLPHLAQSPMEPMVAIARFKDGVCEAWAPSQAPQVTRERIGERLGIPFDNVTFNVTLLGGGFGRKSKPDFVVEAAILAKEFPGKAVRVQWTREDDIHHSYFHTVSAEYLKASLNKDGLPSGWLHRTVAPSITALFAPGMNHEAAFELGMGFTNMAYAIPSVRLENPEAAVHTRVGWYRSVSNIPHGFAIQSFVDELAHKAGQDPLKYQIKLLGPDRQIDPRTLSEEWNYGESPERYPIDTARMRTVLETAAKAAGWGRKLPKGRGLGLAVHYSFVTYVAAVIEVEVKDDGTLIVHKADIAVDCGPQINPERIRSQFEGACVMGLGNAVLGEISFKDGKVQQDNFHMYEVARMSLAPKEVAVHLVTPPGNVPLGGVGEPGVPPIAPALCNAIFAATGKRIRDLPVRYQLQGWQKAGA; encoded by the coding sequence ATGAGCCAGCTACCGAATGATTTTGCGCTGAGTAATCTCAGCCGCCGCGGTTTCCTCAAGGGCGTGGGCGCCACCAGTGCGCTGGTGCTGGCCGCCAGTTGGGGCTGGCAGGATGCATTAGCCGCCGAAAAAGAGCAGAAATTCGGTGCCGACGGCATGCCCAACGGCTGGATCGATGATCCGAAGGTTTACATCAGCATCGCCGCCGATGGCAGCGTGACGGTGATTTGCAACCGTTCGGAAATGGGCCAGGGCGTGCGCACCAGTCTGTCCATGGTGGTGGCCGATGAACTGGAAGCCGACTGGGCACAGGTCAAAGTGCAACAGGCGCCGGGCGATGAAGTACGTTTCGGCAATCAGGACACCGACGGCTCGCGCAGCATGCGTCATTGGTACGAGCCGATGCGCCGTTGCGGTGCTGCCGCGCGGACCATGCTTGAGCAAGCTGCTGCCGCGCAATGGAAAGTGCCGGTCAGCGAGTGCCATGCGCAACTGCACAAGGTCATCCATAAATCGACTGGCCGTGAATTGGGCTACGGCGCGTTGGCCGCAGCAGCCAGTGCGCTTACGGTGCCGGCTCGCGACAGCCTGCGGCTCAAGCAGCCGTCGGAGTTTCGCTACATCGGCAAGGAAGGCACCAAGGCCATCGACGGTGCGGACATCGTCAACGGTCGCGCGGTCTACGGCGCCGATGTGCATTTCGACGGCATGCTTTTCGCCACCATCGCCCGTCCGGCGGTCTACGGCGGCAAGGTCAAATCCTTCGATGCCAGCGCTGCGATGAAAGTCCCGGGGGTGATCAAGGTTCTGCAAATCGAAAGCCGTCCATTGCCGTCCGAGTTCCAGCCTCTTGGCGGTGTGGCTGTGGTGGCCAGCAACACCTGGGCGGCGATCAAGGGCCGCGAAGCGCTGAAGATCGAGTGGGATGACGGCCCCAACGCCAGTTACGACTCGATCGCCTACCGCAAGGAACTCGAAGCCGCGTCGCTCAAGCCCGGCAAAGTGGTGCGCAACACCGGCAACATCGACCAGGCCATGAGCGCTGCCGACAGCACCCTTGAAGCTTCTTACTATCTGCCGCACCTGGCGCAATCGCCGATGGAGCCGATGGTCGCCATCGCCCGTTTCAAGGACGGTGTGTGTGAGGCCTGGGCGCCAAGCCAGGCGCCGCAAGTCACCCGCGAGCGGATTGGCGAGCGCCTGGGCATTCCGTTCGATAACGTCACGTTCAACGTCACCTTGCTCGGCGGCGGTTTTGGTCGTAAGTCCAAGCCGGACTTCGTGGTTGAAGCGGCGATCCTGGCCAAGGAATTCCCGGGCAAAGCGGTGCGGGTGCAGTGGACCCGTGAAGACGACATCCACCACTCGTATTTCCACACCGTGTCTGCCGAATACCTCAAGGCCAGTCTGAACAAGGACGGCTTGCCGTCTGGCTGGCTGCACCGCACGGTGGCGCCAAGCATCACCGCGCTGTTCGCGCCGGGGATGAACCATGAAGCGGCTTTCGAGCTGGGCATGGGTTTTACCAACATGGCTTATGCGATCCCCAGCGTGCGCCTGGAAAACCCTGAAGCAGCGGTCCACACGCGGGTCGGCTGGTATCGCTCTGTGTCGAACATCCCTCATGGCTTTGCGATTCAGAGCTTTGTCGATGAACTGGCGCATAAGGCCGGCCAGGACCCGCTCAAATACCAGATCAAGCTGCTTGGCCCGGACCGTCAGATCGATCCGCGTACCTTGAGTGAAGAGTGGAACTACGGCGAATCCCCCGAGCGGTATCCGATCGATACCGCGCGGATGCGCACCGTGCTGGAAACCGCCGCTAAAGCCGCCGGATGGGGGCGTAAGCTACCCAAGGGCCGTGGCTTGGGCCTGGCGGTGCATTACAGCTTTGTCACTTATGTGGCAGCCGTGATCGAAGTCGAAGTCAAAGACGATGGCACGCTGATCGTGCACAAAGCCGACATCGCCGTGGATTGCGGCCCGCAGATCAACCCCGAGCGAATTCGCTCGCAGTTCGAAGGCGCCTGCGTCATGGGCCTGGGCAACGCGGTGCTGGGGGAAATCAGCTTCAAGGACGGCAAGGTCCAGCAGGACAACTTCCACATGTACGAAGTGGCGCGCATGTCCCTGGCACCGAAGGAAGTCGCCGTGCACCTGGTCACGCCACCGGGCAATGTACCGTTGGGCGGGGTCGGTGAGCCGGGCGTGCCGCCGATTGCGCCAGCGCTGTGCAACGCGATCTTCGCGGCCACCGGCAAGCGCATCCGTGACTTGCCGGTTCGCTATCAGCTGCAAGGCTGGCAGAAGGCTGGCGCCTGA
- a CDS encoding XdhC family protein, whose protein sequence is MDSVDLNVLRSVLEWRRAGQRVMLYSVVQTWGTAPRAPGAMLALRGDGVVIGSVSGGCVEDDLIARLHDGRIPADGPPVQLITYGVTREEAARFGLPCGGTLRLTEERVGDPAWVAQLLARCEAHEIVARSLDIATGEVVLQPANKHDVLSFDGNTLRAIYGPRWRLLLIGAGQLSRYVAEMARLLDFEVLICDPRTEFVYGWEEQHGRFVPGMPDEAVLTIQTDERTAIVALTHDPRLDDMALLTALDSRAFYVGALGSRVNSQKRRDNLAQLGLSQQAIERLHGPIGLHIGSHTPAEIALSLLAEIVAIKNGIELKQKRPLQEGV, encoded by the coding sequence ATGGATAGCGTCGATCTGAACGTCCTGCGCAGCGTGCTGGAATGGCGCCGCGCCGGTCAGCGGGTGATGTTGTACAGCGTGGTTCAGACCTGGGGTACCGCGCCCCGGGCACCTGGCGCCATGCTCGCCTTGCGTGGCGATGGCGTAGTGATTGGCTCGGTGTCCGGTGGCTGTGTCGAGGATGACCTGATTGCCCGGCTGCACGATGGCCGTATCCCGGCCGATGGGCCTCCGGTGCAGTTGATTACTTATGGCGTCACTCGTGAGGAGGCCGCGCGGTTTGGTTTGCCCTGCGGCGGCACGTTGCGCCTGACCGAGGAGCGCGTCGGCGATCCGGCGTGGGTCGCCCAGTTGCTGGCGCGCTGCGAGGCGCATGAAATTGTTGCGCGCTCGCTGGATATTGCGACCGGTGAAGTGGTTCTGCAGCCGGCGAACAAGCACGATGTGCTGAGTTTTGATGGCAACACACTGCGCGCCATTTACGGCCCGCGTTGGCGATTGTTGTTGATCGGCGCGGGGCAGCTATCGCGGTATGTCGCCGAGATGGCACGGCTGCTGGATTTCGAAGTGCTGATCTGCGATCCGCGCACCGAGTTCGTCTACGGCTGGGAAGAACAACACGGTCGCTTCGTTCCGGGCATGCCCGACGAAGCAGTGCTGACCATCCAGACCGACGAACGCACCGCCATCGTCGCGCTCACCCACGATCCGCGCCTGGATGACATGGCGCTGCTCACGGCCCTGGATTCCAGGGCATTTTATGTCGGTGCGCTGGGTTCGCGAGTCAACAGTCAGAAGCGCCGGGACAACCTGGCTCAGCTAGGCTTGTCCCAACAGGCCATCGAACGCTTGCACGGCCCGATCGGCTTGCACATCGGCAGCCATACTCCGGCGGAAATCGCTTTGTCGCTGCTGGCCGAGATTGTGGCGATCAAGAACGGCATCGAGCTCAAGCAGAAGAGGCCGTTGCAGGAGGGCGTATGA
- a CDS encoding nucleotidyltransferase family protein, whose protein sequence is MSDSIGVIVLAAGQGSRFRQVAGDDKDKLLVDCTARDGITVHSMIEQVLVNLPATLEKRVLVTTADRPQVIRMAQAYGCEIVRIETTGLGDSIAAGVAACSHLGGWLIMLGDMPFILPSSIEQVVAAIADDTISVPVHEGQYGHPVGFGRSFGPGLMALTGDQGAKSLFAQARVVEVAVEDPGVLWDVDIPERLVFA, encoded by the coding sequence ATGAGTGACTCCATTGGCGTTATCGTTCTAGCCGCCGGGCAGGGCAGCCGGTTTCGACAGGTAGCGGGTGACGATAAGGACAAGTTGCTGGTGGACTGCACCGCCCGTGATGGCATCACCGTGCACTCAATGATCGAGCAGGTGCTGGTGAATCTGCCAGCCACACTCGAGAAGCGTGTGCTGGTCACCACCGCGGACCGCCCGCAAGTGATTCGCATGGCGCAGGCTTATGGTTGCGAGATTGTGCGAATCGAGACGACCGGCCTGGGCGACAGCATTGCGGCGGGTGTGGCGGCCTGTTCGCACCTCGGTGGCTGGCTGATCATGCTGGGGGATATGCCGTTTATCCTGCCGTCGAGCATTGAGCAGGTCGTCGCGGCCATTGCGGATGACACCATCAGCGTGCCGGTGCATGAAGGGCAATATGGGCATCCGGTGGGGTTCGGGCGAAGCTTCGGTCCGGGATTGATGGCGTTGACCGGCGATCAGGGCGCCAAATCACTGTTTGCGCAGGCGAGGGTGGTCGAGGTGGCGGTGGAGGATCCGGGTGTGTTGTGGGATGTGGACATACCAGAGAGGTTGGTCTTCGCCTGA